Genomic DNA from Archangium lipolyticum:
CCTCGGGTGGCGAGGAGGCGCGCGGCTCGGCGGTGGCGGCGCTGCGGCTGGGGCTGAACGTGCTGCTGCGGCTGTTCGCCCCCGTGCTGCCCTACATCACCGAGGAGGTGTGGGGCTGGGCCTTCGCGGAGGACACGGGACACAAGAGCATCCACCGTGCCCCCTGGCCCGACGCCCGCACCTTCGAGGGCATCGCGAAGCCGGCCCACGCGGCCTCCTTCCAGCTCGCGGAGGGTGCGCAGCAGGCGATCAACAAGCGCAAGAGCGAGTCGGGCGCGGGCGTGGGTCGGGGCATCACGCGCATGAAGCTCGCGGCCAATGCCGCCACGCTCGCGGGCTTCGAGCGGGTGCGGGAGGACGTGCTGTCCGCGACCCGTTGCCAGAGCGCGGAGCTGGTGGAGAAGGCGGACCTCGCCGACAACACCTTCGAGATCGTGGACTTCGAGCTGGCACCGGCCGCGGAAAAGGAGAAGGCCCCGGAGCCCACCGAGGCCTGAGGTCAGTCGAGGAAACGCCTCCACCAACGACGTAGCTCCTCCTCGTCGTTGGCCCGGCCCTGGCTGCGGAGAAACCCCCAAGGGAATGGCTCCAGCCAGGGCTCCAGTACCTTCGCGAGCTCGCGATACGCGGGAAGGAGCTGGCCGTGCGTCAGGTCTCCCGCCTCGGGCTCTGGTCCCAGGGTCACCAGAACGCGCTCGCCATCCAGTTCCCGCACTTCAGTGGACGGGAACTGGAGCCTCGCGCGAAGGCCCGCTGCGCCCCCCAGAGCGCTGAGCACCGGCAGGCCGAAGAAATTCATCCAGTGGACGCCATCCACCTGGGTGCCCAGCTCGTCGCGAATGCCGGCGTCGCGAATATCGAAGCCGGGATGACGGACCAGTAGCGGGCGCAGGATGTCGAGCCGGTCCAGACTGGGGTACGCGACATCGAGGGCAAGCCCCGCATGGCCGGAGGCGAAAGGGAGCCGGGAGGCCATGTCGAGAGCGAGCGTATGCACGACCCCGGCCCCCTTCTCCTCGAGGTACTCCGTTGGCAGGGTGGCGCGTAGGACGCTTGCGCTGCTGGCAGGGGCTTCGCGCCAGGGAATTCGAGCGTGGTAGGTGAACGAGAAGCCACTGTCCTGTTCACCGTAGATGCCAAAGTAGGGCTCCGCCCCGGCCTTCTCTGGCTGAGAAGCCTCATCCTCGTCGTAGTCGTCGAAGTACCTGCGCTCTTTCGGGTTCAGGGTGTCCCGAATGAGCTCCCACCCCCTGTCACCGAGCTTGGACGGCTCCCAGTCGCAGCAGGTGTATTCAACCAAGGCGCTCGGGCCACCCTTCACGGCGCGCAAGTAACTGTCGAGGGCATGAGACACCCCCGCCGCGATGTCGAAGTGGTCGTGTGGCACGAAAAAGACGATGCGCACGATGTCTCGTGCCACGAGACGTGCCCAGAGATGCTCGACGTCCCCTGACTCCGGTGTCCAGGACGTGTATCTGACAGGCCCTGGGATTCGCACTCGTGGATGGGTCGAAGTCATCTGCTTTCCTACTGGCGAACGACGCCCCGTTGCGGGGTGACGAGGGCCGGGAGGCACTTACCGCCGAGGTTGCCATAGGACTTCATCTGCTCGACAACCTCATTCGACCACGGATTGCTACCCACCGCGTAGCCGCAGGGGAACTTGAGGTCATAGATGCACTGAATCCGGGTGATGTTGCGAGTGAAGTGGACGACGATGTCCGGCTGCAGTGAACCAGCTCGCCTGTCGGTGAGTAGCACCTCCCCGGTGAGCTTCGAGAGAGTGAGCTGCGACAACTCGCCGCAGGTGCCCGCGTGCCCCGTCCCGTTAACGTGGCACCCACCATGTGGAAGTCCCTCTCCCTCGCCCTCCCGCTCGTGGCCGGCCTCCTCGTTCCCACCGCGGGGCTCGCCTGCGCCACCTGCTCCTGTGGCGATCCGACCCTCACCTCCATGGGCACCGAGCAGCCCTTCGCCGGCCGCCTTCGGCTCGCCACCCAGCTGCGCGCCTGGAGCCAGACGACCGGCCAGCAGGCCATTGACGCCGTCTCCTTGCGCGAGCTGCGCATGGACGTCTCCGTGGCCTACGCCCCCGTCCCCTGGCTCTTCCTGTCCGCCACCCTGCCCCTCCAGGCCCGGACCGTGCAGGACGTCAGCCTCGCGCGCGAGACGGCCTGGGGGCTCGGGGACGTGGAGGTCGGCGCCAAGGTCTTCGTCTTCCGCGATCGCGATTTCTCGCCGGACAACCTCTTCGGAATCCTCGTGGGCACCCGCCTCCCTACCTCGCCCACGCAGCGCGATGCGGCGGGGCGCCCCCTATCGCTCGATGCGCAGCTCGGCACGGCCTCCGTGGACCCGTTCCTCGGGCTGGCCTGGTCCGGCTTCCGCTCCGACTGGTCCTTCCTCGCCAGTGCCACTGGCTATCTCCCCACCCGAGGACGCGAGGGCTTCCGCGCCGGAGCCTCCCTCCGCACCACACTGGCCACCCAATTCCAGCCGAGCCCACGCTGGGCCCTGCGTCTCGCCGTGGACAGCCGACTCGAGGGCCCCAGTGACACCCTCGGCGTGAAGGATCCCGTGGGCAGCGGCTTCGTCGCCTTCCTCTCCCCGGACGTACTGCTCAGCCCGACCACCGACGTGGTGGTGCAGCTCGGCGTGCGCGTTCCCTTCTTCAACCGCCTGCGCGGCAACGTCCACCAGACGCCCATCCTCCAGGCCTCCATCGCCTACGACCTATGAAGCTCCACCTCTCCCCCACCCTGCTCCTCCTGGCCCTCTGCGCGTGCGGCTCGCGCGAGGAAGGCATCCAGCTCCACCTCAACCTCGCCCTCCGTCCCGCCGGGAACGCGCTCTCCGAGAACGCCACCCGCTCGTTCACCAACGCCCAGGGCGATCGCATCACCCTGAGCCGCGCCTACGTCACCCTCAGCAGCGTGGAGATCTTCCCCTGCCCGACCACCAGTGCGTGGCGGTGGCTGCGTCTGCTCTCTCCCATCGGGACGGCCGAGGCGCACGAGACCAGCAGCCCCCGCAAGCTGGGTGTCCCGCACGTGAGAGGCCTGGAGCGCCCGGACGGAGAAGCGCTGGTGCTCGGCACCCTGCAACCGCCCCCGGGCAGCTACTGCCGCGCGCGCCTCGTCTTCTCTCCGGCGGACGCGGACGCCGAGGGCCTGCCCACCGGGGCGAGCATGGAAGGCAAGACCCTGCTGCTGGAAGGCCAGGTCCTCCCCACCGGCGGAGGAGCCGCGCGCCCCTTCCGCCTGGAGACCCATGGTCTCGCCAGCGCCGAGGTCTCGTTGGAGGGGCTCTCCCTCACCCCGAACGCACCGGAGGCGAGCCGCACCATCCACCTGGCCTATGACCAGTGGCTGGATGGCGTGGACCCCACCTCGGCCGGAGCCCCGGAGCAGGTGCTGAAGAACCTCGCCCGCTCCACCACGCTCAGCCCCTGAACCTCCCGGATGGCCGCGTGCTCAGCGCAGCTCCGTGCGCTCGAACACGCGGGCACCGAGCACGAGCGCGCCCCACGAGGCCACGAGCGCCACCCCCACCGAGATCAGCCCGAGGCGGGGCATCGCCGCGTCGAACCAGAGGAGGTTCGGCCCCAGGGTGATCAGGTCCCGCAGCCGCTCGTGGCCCTCGAACAGATCGGGGCGGTAGAGCAGCACCGCGGTCGGGATCATCGGCACCATCCAAAGCATGAACGCGATGAGGAGCCCCTGGAACGCGTCGCGCACCACGAGCAGCGGGATGACGAGCACGGCGAGCAGCAGCACCGCCAGGGACGTGAGGACCAGCCCGGCCCCGATCGTCCCCGCCACGCTCACGGAGGAGCCCTCGCCGGTGTAGGGCCGCACGACGAGCGCCGTGGTCAGGGTCATCACGAGCCCCACGAGCGCGGAGGCAATCAGGATCGGTCCCACCCGTGCCTCCAGGAAGGCGCGGCGGGAGATGGGCTTGCTGAGCAGCATCTCGAGCGCCCGGTTCTCCCGAGGCTCGACGAGGGCCCGCATCAGCGCCGAGGCCCCGGCGAAGAAGGTCAGGAGGTAGATGCCGACGTACTCGTTCACCAGGATGACGGCACCGAGGCCGCGGATCAGGAACGCGCGCTCCATGAACGCATTGACCGGAGCGGGCAGGAGCGGAATGAGCACGCCCGTCAGCACGACCACGCCGACGCCCACGACCAGGGACACGAAGAGCGCCCACCCGATGGCGTGGCGGGCCTCGAGGGCACGGTAGCGAAGGAGGGAGGCCTGCATGGGAGTCACACCTCCAGGTGGCGCACGCGCAGGGCGCCGAGAGCGAGCAAGGCCACGTTCATGCCGAGCAGGATGGCGATGGGTCCCAGCACGTGCCCGGGGCTCAGGTCATCCACGTGACCGAGCACGGAGATGCCCTGGGTGATGGGGTTGAAGAGGGAGGCCTCGCGCCAGGCGGGGTTGTAGAAGCCGATGAACGCCAGGCCCACGAGCAGGAAGAGCACCAGCAGGCTCACCAGGGCCGCCAGCGAGCGCCTCTGGACGAGCACGGCCACGAGGGCGCTGAGGCAGACGGCGAAGAACGCGGCGAAGAGGTGCACCGCCATCGAGGCGAAGAACAGCCCCGGACGAAAGCCCGGCAGGGTGCGGGCGACGATGGGCGCGGCCAGCAGGTGGCCACCGACGTAGAGCAGCGCCATGACGCCGCAGGCGGAGAGCGTGCGCACCAGGAAGTACGCGACGGGTGACACGGGCTTGGACAGCAGCACCTGGAGCACGCCCGTCTCGCGCTCGCGGATGACCAGGCCTCCCGCGAGCACCACGCCCAGTATGACGATGGTCTTGTTCATCGCCAGGTCGGTCCACACGAAGAGGAAGATCATGAAGGGGTCGGACGTCCCGAACCACCCATTCAAGGCCGACAGCACGTGAGCGGGCGGCTTCGCGGCGATGAAGGGTATGGAGAACGCCGCATAGACCATCATGGCCGCCGCCAGCAGCGTCTTCCGCTCGCGGAGCGAGGCACACATGTCGAGCCAGAGCAGGCGCGCCTTCATGCCGCCCTCCGCGCGAGCGACAGGTAGAGCTCGTCCATGTTCGTGGAGCGGTGCTCGCTCTTGAGCGCCTCGATGGGTCCGAAGGCGACGAGCTGACCCCGGTGCAGCACCGCCACGCGCCGGCACAGCGTCTCGATGTCCGACAGGATGTGGCTGGAGAAGAGCACGGTGACGCCGCGCTCACCGGAGAGCCGGCGCAGGTGCTCCAGCAGCTCGTAGCGGCCGAGCGGATCCAACCCCGAGGTCGGCTCGTCCAGCAGCAGCAGGCGGGGCTCGTTGATGAGCGCCTGGGCGAGCCCCACCTTCTGCGTCATGCCGGTGGAGAAGCCCCCGAGCTTCCGGTCCGCCGCCGCCTCCAACCCGAAGAGCTGGAGCAGCGACTGGATGCGCGGCTCGGAGACCTCGGGCTCGAGGCCGAACATGGCGGCCACGTAGGCGAGGAACTGGCGCGGCGTCATGTGGGCCGGGAGCGCGTAGCTGGCGGGGAGGAAGCCACATTGGCGGCGCACCTCGAGGCTCTCGCGCACCACGTCATGGCCGAGCACCCGCGCGCTGCCCGAGGTGGGGCGCGTCAACCCGAGCAGCATCCGGAGCGTGGTCGTCTTCCCCGCGCCGTTGTGCCCCATGAAGCCGAAGATCTCCCCGGGCTCCACGTGGAAGCTCACCCCGTCCACGGCTCGCACGGAGCCGTAGACGCGGGTCAGCCGATCAATCTCGATGGCATGCATGGCATCACCCCTTGTTGGAAACACCCGGCGCGGAGAGACCCGCGATGAAGATGTCGATGACGGCGTCGAGCAGCCGCTCGCGGGAGATGCGGTCTCCCATCGTGGCGAGCGCGGTGTGGTAGTGCAGGAAGCGCAGCACGCCGAAGACGAAGGGCACCGCCTCGATGTCCAGGTCGGCGCGCAGCTCGCCCCGCTCGATGCCCTCGCGCACCCAGCCGCGCAGCATCTCCAGCTGGGCATCCGCCTTGCGCGGATTGTCTCCGCTCTCCGCCAGGGAGCGCAGCACCGCCACGTCGGAATCCTCGCGCAAGAGCCGCTCGAACAAGGCGTCACGGGCGAGCTCGCGGTAGGAGAAGCGCAGCGTGGCGCGCAGCCGCTCGCGGGGCGACTCCAGCGGCATCACCTCCGCGACGTACCGGCGCCCTATCTCCTCGAACAGGGACTCGATGACCGCGTGGAGCAGGACCTCCTTGCTCTCGAACTCCAGGTACACGGCGCCCTTGGCGATACCGGCCTCGCGGGCGATGTCCTCGATGCGGGTGCGCCGGAAGCCGAACCGCTCGAAGTGGCTCTTGGCCACCTGGAGGATGCGCTGGCGCCGGGCCTCGGCGGACGAGCGGCCAGCGGGCTCGGACGGTTTGGTGGAAACGGCCATACGAACAACATGACCAGATTCGTATTTTCAGTCAAATGGTCACGAAAAGAAGCCCGCTCGCCCGTGGAGCCGGGGAGCGGGCACCTTGGAAGAAACCCGAGTCCTATCGCTGGGTTACTTCGCCTCGGGGGCGGGTGACGTCTCGGCGGGTGGCTTCAGCGAGAAGGGGCTCGGGGGCGGGTGGCGCGCGTACGGGTCGGCCCGCGTGAGCATCCGGGTGGAGGAGCTCTCCGCCCAGGACGCCAGCGCACCCGTCTCCACCACCGAGGCGCTCCGGCCGATGACCTTCCAGGTTCGGACCTCGATGAGGCGCAGATCGGCGGCGACCCGCCCGGTGGAGAGCGGGCGCAGACGCAGGTGCAACAGGCGCGAGGTACCGGAGAGCCCGGGGGCCGCCACCAGGCAGCGCACATCCGCCTGACAGCCTTCACCCCGGGACTTGAGGTAGCCACCGAGGTCCACGAAGGGCGCCTCGAGCCGGGTGCCGAGCGTGCGCCCCGCGTCGGAGGCCAGCTTCTCCAGACCGGGCGCCGAGGTGGACACCACGGCCAGGGAGGAATCAGCGGAGGACGGAGCGGGCTGGGACGGACCCGGCTCCGCGGAGAGCAGGAGCAGCGTGAGCGCGGTGAGCATCATCGGAGCACCCTCTCCTACCAACCATAGCTCGCGGAGAGTCCCAGCGTCGGCCCACCGCCCACGGAGGCGCGAGCCTGGTAACCGGCCTGGGCGCCGATGAGGATGGCCTCGGTGAGCTGGTAGTCCACGCCGTAGAGCAGCCGCACGCCCGTGGGTCCCGAGGGGACATTCGTCACCTGCACCGCGGCGTTCATGGGGAAGCGCGGCACGGTGTCCCAGACGAGCCGGACGGTTCCCGTACCGCCGAGACCCGCCGTGTACTCGCCGCCGATCTCCGCATGCGAGCCGTGGGGCCGGCCGATGCGGATCTTCCCGCCGAACCCCGCCGAGAAGCCGGTCACGTTGCCTCCCAGCGTCAGGCGCAGTCCGAGGCCGAAGAAGGGGTTGAAGCCCACGTCCACCTCGGAGAAGCCATAGTCGAGGCCCGGTCGCTGCTCCGGCCGGGGGGGCTCCCCCGGGGCCGTCAGTCCGAAGGCCGGCGTGTGCGCGCGCAGGTGGCCCACGCCGATGCGGATGGAGTCGATCCGCAGGCCGCCCACCTGGGTGAGCAACCTGTAGAGGTAGTCCGCCTCCAGGCGGTAGTACTGGTCCTGGTAGCGCATGCCGTTGATCGTCTGCGAGCCATAGTCGACGTACTCGGCGGAGGCGCGCACGCGCGAGCGCCGCTGCCCGTACACGGCCAGCAGGGCCTCGCGCTCCAGCGAGGACTGGGGCACGTCGACGAGCACCGGATAGGGCGCTCCGGCACTGGCGAAGCGCACCGACTCCACCCCCTCGGTGTCCCGGGCGGTGAGGTAGTACTCCACGGACACGCGCTGCTCGGCGGTGATGGGGATGACGGCCGCGTAGGTGCCGTCGGAGCTGAGCTCGAAGGCCGTCTCGCGGAAGTCCTTCTCCTCGGCGGAGCGGTGGTGGGCGACGAGCGCCCCGAGCCGCCAGGCGGGAGCCACCTCGGCGCGGAGCACGAGCGAGGTACCGGCGGTCACCTGGGCGGCCGGGACGTGCCGCACCTCGAGGGGCTCCGGAGGTGGAGGCGGGGTGGCAGCCGCCGGCGTCTGGGCGGCGAGCAGCAGGAGAAGACAGGTGGCGGTGGAAAGGGTCATCATGGAAGGCGTTCTCCCGGAGTCCGCTACCAGTGGAAGGTGGAGCCCACCCCGAGGGTGAGGCCGGAGTGGTTGATGTCGCGCAGCTGGTAGCCCACGCGGCCGGTCACATCGAGCCAGGGCGTCACGGAGCGGCCCACCGTGTAGATGAGGCGCACGCCGAGGTCCTCGCCGATGGGCTCGTTGGTGACGACGACCTCGGCGCTCATGGGCCAGCCGCGCACGGCGTCCCAGGCGAGCGCGAGGCTGGCGCGCTGGCCGATGCCCGCGATGGTGGCGCCGCGGACGAGCAGGGACGTGCCCATCTCGCTGCCGATGCGCAGGCCGAGATCCAACCCGCCCTTGAGGCCCTCGCGGTTCACACCGGCGCTGCCCTTCACCAGCATGGAGAGCGAGGGATGGAGACGCAGCTCCAGCTCGGTGAAGCCATAGGTGTAGCCCACCAGCTGGCTGGGGCCGCCCGTGTCGAGCAGCTCGCGGCGAGTGCCGGTGCCCCGGTAGCTGCCGAAGCCCACGCGCACCGCGTGCAGCGCCGTCTGGACGCGGTAGAGGAAGTCCGCCTCGAAGAGGTTGTAGACGTCGTTGCCCTTGAAGCGGTTGAAGTCGACGTACTCGTCGCTGACGCGCACCCGGCTGCGGCCGCGGAGCACGATGCGCTCGTCGCGCGGCGGGCGGCGGATGTCGATGTGCTGCGGGCGGGTGGCGCTGCCGGCGGCGGCGAGCGTGGTGCCCTCGGGGTCCACGGCCTCGACGTAGTACTCGACGGCCGGCATCACCGCCGCGCCCTCGGGCAGCGTGGCGCGGAAGTGTCCATGGGGCTCCGCGGTCATGTGGACGGTGCGGAAGGTGGGCGAGCCCTGCTCGCGCCAGTGCACCATCGCCGCGCGAGGCGTGGGCCCGGCGAGGCTCGAGAGGCCGATGGTGAGGCTCTCATCGGTGAGCGCGCTGGTGGGGGCGCTCACCTTGAGGACGGGCGCCACCGCGGCGGCGGGCACTCCGGCGGCCGAGGCCGACGCGGGGGCCTCATGCAGGAGCGCGATCTCCGAGCGGATGGGGCCGGCCAGGTCCGTCTGGGGCCAGGCGGCGAGGAAGTCCTCCCAGACCTTCGCACGCTCGGCGGGCGGGAGCTTCAGGGCGGCGTTCCACGCGGTGCGCAGGGCGGTGCGCTCGGCGTCGGAGGGGCCCGCGGTGGAGGGCGCGGAGGCCAGGGGCGCCTGCGTGGGAGCGGGCGCGGCGGGACGCTCGCGCGGCGCGGGTGGATTCACCGGCTCCACCTCGTCCCCCACCTCCAGGCGGGAGAGGAGCTCCTCCGGGGCGGAGATGCGCGAGAGTGTCTCGCCGGCCTCCAGCACCTCCACCTCGCCCAGGAGGAACCGGTCGCGCATCACCTTACCCGTGGCCGGGTGGCGCGCCTCGACGACGCGGTAGACGCGCAGCCGCTCACCGGAGCGCGTGGCATCCGCGCGCCCGAGGTCGACGAATGCGTCCGCGCCCTCGATGCGCAGGACGTAGGCCGGACGCGTCGCCGCGAGCGCGGGAGCGGACAGCAGCAACAGGAGGAGGAACGGGAGCCTCATCATGACCTCTGGGTGACCCGACGTGCCGGGGCCAGGCGCCCCAGGCGTGGGGCACCCGGCTCCCCCTGCGTGCTTCGTGCCAACTTTCGAGCAAAGAGGGAAATCTCCGCTGGGAAGCGACGGCGCGAGCCCGGCCCTGGCCAAGGGCTTCGCGTTCCCTGTGCACCGGGGTTCACATCTGCGCAGGGGCGGGCAGGAGGGTTTCCCGTACATGGGGGTTGGCCGCCCGGAAGCGGGCGGTTAGAAACCCATTCCCCACATGGCTTCTCCCGGCCCGTCCCCTTCC
This window encodes:
- a CDS encoding ABC transporter ATP-binding protein; translated protein: MHAIEIDRLTRVYGSVRAVDGVSFHVEPGEIFGFMGHNGAGKTTTLRMLLGLTRPTSGSARVLGHDVVRESLEVRRQCGFLPASYALPAHMTPRQFLAYVAAMFGLEPEVSEPRIQSLLQLFGLEAAADRKLGGFSTGMTQKVGLAQALINEPRLLLLDEPTSGLDPLGRYELLEHLRRLSGERGVTVLFSSHILSDIETLCRRVAVLHRGQLVAFGPIEALKSEHRSTNMDELYLSLARRAA
- a CDS encoding ABC transporter permease; the encoded protein is MKARLLWLDMCASLRERKTLLAAAMMVYAAFSIPFIAAKPPAHVLSALNGWFGTSDPFMIFLFVWTDLAMNKTIVILGVVLAGGLVIRERETGVLQVLLSKPVSPVAYFLVRTLSACGVMALLYVGGHLLAAPIVARTLPGFRPGLFFASMAVHLFAAFFAVCLSALVAVLVQRRSLAALVSLLVLFLLVGLAFIGFYNPAWREASLFNPITQGISVLGHVDDLSPGHVLGPIAILLGMNVALLALGALRVRHLEV
- a CDS encoding ABC transporter permease; the protein is MQASLLRYRALEARHAIGWALFVSLVVGVGVVVLTGVLIPLLPAPVNAFMERAFLIRGLGAVILVNEYVGIYLLTFFAGASALMRALVEPRENRALEMLLSKPISRRAFLEARVGPILIASALVGLVMTLTTALVVRPYTGEGSSVSVAGTIGAGLVLTSLAVLLLAVLVIPLLVVRDAFQGLLIAFMLWMVPMIPTAVLLYRPDLFEGHERLRDLITLGPNLLWFDAAMPRLGLISVGVALVASWGALVLGARVFERTELR
- a CDS encoding TetR/AcrR family transcriptional regulator; the protein is MAVSTKPSEPAGRSSAEARRQRILQVAKSHFERFGFRRTRIEDIAREAGIAKGAVYLEFESKEVLLHAVIESLFEEIGRRYVAEVMPLESPRERLRATLRFSYRELARDALFERLLREDSDVAVLRSLAESGDNPRKADAQLEMLRGWVREGIERGELRADLDIEAVPFVFGVLRFLHYHTALATMGDRISRERLLDAVIDIFIAGLSAPGVSNKG
- a CDS encoding DUF3396 domain-containing protein yields the protein MRIVFFVPHDHFDIAAGVSHALDSYLRAVKGGPSALVEYTCCDWEPSKLGDRGWELIRDTLNPKERRYFDDYDEDEASQPEKAGAEPYFGIYGEQDSGFSFTYHARIPWREAPASSASVLRATLPTEYLEEKGAGVVHTLALDMASRLPFASGHAGLALDVAYPSLDRLDILRPLLVRHPGFDIRDAGIRDELGTQVDGVHWMNFFGLPVLSALGGAAGLRARLQFPSTEVRELDGERVLVTLGPEPEAGDLTHGQLLPAYRELAKVLEPWLEPFPWGFLRSQGRANDEEELRRWWRRFLD
- a CDS encoding transporter, whose product is MWKSLSLALPLVAGLLVPTAGLACATCSCGDPTLTSMGTEQPFAGRLRLATQLRAWSQTTGQQAIDAVSLRELRMDVSVAYAPVPWLFLSATLPLQARTVQDVSLARETAWGLGDVEVGAKVFVFRDRDFSPDNLFGILVGTRLPTSPTQRDAAGRPLSLDAQLGTASVDPFLGLAWSGFRSDWSFLASATGYLPTRGREGFRAGASLRTTLATQFQPSPRWALRLAVDSRLEGPSDTLGVKDPVGSGFVAFLSPDVLLSPTTDVVVQLGVRVPFFNRLRGNVHQTPILQASIAYDL